In one window of Notolabrus celidotus isolate fNotCel1 chromosome 17, fNotCel1.pri, whole genome shotgun sequence DNA:
- the LOC117828999 gene encoding transmembrane protein 241, with protein sequence MQWRRHLAGLIFSCVFVVSYFTNKFVLSVLKFTYPTLFQGWQTFIGSVLLLLSGKLGWVEMSRITRSAALSWLPASFLFVGNIYAGSRALSRIDIPFFFTLQNSSHVVSFIILKVVHREKLHRLRLVSVCLMLLSAINLPHYDPQFDYRGYLWAVGHLVCIGAYRVFQVHYRPSNLSDLEQHCINYLFSVLLLGIAAHPTGDLMAALEFPSLQSHTFHGGCCASALLGFLLLMATARLKSGLSLEHFGVWIFLSKVTAMCLSPFIFDMNVNTPSLICVLLSHVGEALLVYSDRESQTP encoded by the exons ATGCAGTGGAGGAGACACTTAGCTGGACTCATTTTTAGCTGCGTGTTCGTGGTTTCATATTTCACAAATAAG tTTGTCCTCTCAGTGTTAAAGTTTACATATCCAACTCTATTTCAAGG ATGGCAGACATTCATCGGGTCTGTTCTGCTTCTGCTCTCTGGGAAACTCGGCTGGGTGGAGATGAGCCGCATCACCAG ATCAGCAGCGCTGTCATGGCTCCCAGCATCCTTCCTGTTTGTAGGAAACATATATGCTGGTTCCAGGGCCTTATCACGCATA GACATTCCATTCTTCTTCACTCTGCAGAATTCCTCTCATGTTGTCAGCTTTATAATCTTGAAGGTCGTCCACAGAGAG AAGCTGCACAGGCTGAGACTGGTCAG TGTCTGTCTCATGCTGCTGTCAGCCATCAACCTGCCCCACTATGATCCTCAG TTTGACTACAGAGGTTACCTGTGGGCTGTGGGTCACCTGGTCTGTATTG GTGCTTACAGAGTGTTTCAGGTTCACTACAGACCCAGTAATTTAAG TGACCTTGAACAACACTGCATCAACTACCTGTTTAG TGTGCTGCTCCTGGGCATCGCTGCACATCCGACAG gtgacCTCATGGCAGCTCTGGAGTTTCCCTCCCTGCAGTCTCACACATTCCACGGTGGCTGCTGCGCCAG CGCTCTGCTTGGGTTTCTGCTGCTGATGGCCACTGCCAGACTAAAAAGTGGATTATCACTGGAACACTTTGGCGTCTGGATTTTTCTATCCAAG GTTACCGCTATGTGCCTCTCTCCGTTTATCTTTGACATGAATGTTAACACTCCGTCTCTCATTTG TGTGCTCCTCAGTCATGTTGGAGAAGCTCTGCTGGTTTATTCGGACAGAGAATCTCAGACACCTTGA